The genomic interval AGAGCGAGCTTGACGGCTATGGTATGGGTCTGCGCATCGGCCTGGGGCGCGATCTGTATCACCCGCGCGTCCACGGAACGCCCATTGCTGGCGACTTCCAATGCCTCCCCAAGCCGCAGGCCCGCGCTCATGCTGGTGGGAACCTGAACCAGGACCTGCGCTGGTCCAGCCCCGCCCAAGACCAGAAGCGACTGGCCGGGCTGTACCACATCGCCCGGGTTCACATCCTTCTGCAAAATGACCCCGTAGAAAGGAGAGACGCCGTACGCGTTGCGGATCTCGGCGTCGATTTCGCGAATGCGATAGGCCGCCGATTGCAGCTGGGCCTGCGCCTGCAAGGCGGCGGCGCGGCGATTGTCCAGGGCTGCAAGATAATTGGCCCAGGGATTTTGCTGGTTGCCCATCATGGCAGCGAAGGCCTGACCAAACCAGGCGAAGGGATTCCAGGGATTGGCGCCGCCGTAGTTGTAGAGCTGCACCTGATACTGGGAGTAACCATTGTCCACTGCCACCTGTGCGGCCGCATAGGCAGCCTCCGCCTGTGCCCGTTGTGCCAGCAGACCGGCGGTATCCAGCGCAACGACCACCTCGTCGCCGCGAACCGGCGTGCCCGCAGGACCGGCAACGTACTGTACGCGACCGCCCGTCTGCGCCCGCAACACCACAACCTGCCCAGGAATGGCACGGGCACCCAGGACCGGACCCAAAGCCGGCGCTTGGTGTACCTCGATCAAGGTCGGTGCGGCAAAGGCAAGGGTCGGCACAAGGCCGAGCGCCAGCATGGGCAACCAGCGAATTACGGTAAAGCTTCGAGAGGTCATTTTGTCTACGTTCCTGAAGAATGTTCGCCATTGGGTTAGCATAGTTCGTGCCTAATAGTAACGTATTGTTTTCTATGCAATAATAAAATATCGATCGGTGATCTGTTGCACGACGGAAGGGTGTTTATAATGAAAAACAAAGAGATGATCTGTTGCAGGGGGAGCGTTGCGTTGCAGCACTCTTGGTCATCGATAGCGTGTGAGTCCAATTATCATCGTGGATTCAGACGGTTTTACGCGCTCGCGGAAATCGTCTGCTGCACATGCAACGGCTGCAACAGGCGTAATATCGCAAGTGCATAATAAAAACAATGCGATATGTAATACCGTTGCAAAAAGAAAGAAGTCCGACCTCTAATATATAATGAAAAAACATTGGGTTATAATTTGGCACGGACTGTGCTTGCCGTCATCTCAGTAATTCTGGAATGGGATTGCCGGGTGTCGAAAGGGGCGCAAAAGGCGCTCCGGACAACGACAGAAGATGGCGACTATGCGCAGGAGTACACCAATCATGAAGATGAAGAAAAGGTGGATGTTTGGTTCGGCCGCGGTTCTGGGGGTGTCTGCCCTATTGGCCGCGGCGCCGGCCTTTGCCTGGGGTCCGTGGGGTGGTATGCCCTGGGGAGGCGGCATGCCCTGGGGCGGGGTGAGCAATCCCTTTACCGGCAGTAGCGGCCCTTTCAGCGG from Acidithiobacillus caldus ATCC 51756 carries:
- a CDS encoding efflux RND transporter periplasmic adaptor subunit, with amino-acid sequence MTSRSFTVIRWLPMLALGLVPTLAFAAPTLIEVHQAPALGPVLGARAIPGQVVVLRAQTGGRVQYVAGPAGTPVRGDEVVVALDTAGLLAQRAQAEAAYAAAQVAVDNGYSQYQVQLYNYGGANPWNPFAWFGQAFAAMMGNQQNPWANYLAALDNRRAAALQAQAQLQSAAYRIREIDAEIRNAYGVSPFYGVILQKDVNPGDVVQPGQSLLVLGGAGPAQVLVQVPTSMSAGLRLGEALEVASNGRSVDARVIQIAPQADAQTHTIAVKLALPPDTGIRAGDYVTVHLPAARSTSLGVAIPKSALLPGRSLPSVLVDVRGVTQLRVLRLGEPLGNGMVQVLSGLRPGEIVVNDPPAGIGSGYRLRTASGADA